The Mycoplasmopsis caviae sequence TCAGCTTCTGTCGGTAGTTCAATTTCTGCCTGACCAATTGGTGCTATTTGATTAACATAAGCAACAATTATTTTTTTGTCAGCATTTGCACCTTGATAAGGATTGTAACCCTTAATAAAAAGTTGATCTGTTTTTTGAACCAATCTATCTTCGCTTGGTGCATAAAAACCAAATAATTTGCTTGCTTCGGTTTTAGTTAAATTCTTCTCATCTCACTTTAAATTATATTCACTAAAGTTTAAGTTGATTCCTTGGTAACCAAGCAATTGTTTTTCATCGTCATCACTGTCCGAAATTTTCTCTAGTTCACTTCGCTTTTTGTCCTTATCTTCACTATCATTCATAAATTCATTGAATGTGTCAATGCTTTTAATTGTTTTTTGTTGAGTAACAAAGAACGCTTCCTCAGAAGTAACACTTGTATTTGCTGTTTTTCTTCATAGTTGAACAGGTTTCTTTTCAAGAACGTATTTTGTTAAATTATAGTTTTCTAATTCATATTTTAAAAATGATGAATTATATTTAAATTTTTCGTAAAGTTTAGTTAATTTTTCTTTATCACTTATTTCAAAGTACTTTTGGACAAAAAGCAATTTTTGAACTTCGCTTCTGATTCCTGTTTTTTCAGCATTTCAAAGTATTTTAAATATTTCTTCACTTGGTATTTCTGAAGGCGTTAAGAACTTCATTTTTTTCTCTTGATCATCTGTAAAATAATTATTCTTTTTTCACTCTAGATTTTTCTTTGTGAAATAAAAACCATCTGCACCGTTCTTAAATATTTTTTCTTCTGCATAAACTTTAAATGCTTCATATGAGTCTTTATAAAGTTGAGAACTTGAATCGTTAAAGGTTTTTATGTATTCAGAATTATCCGTGTTATATGATGCTGTTACATTAATGTTATACAATGAAGCAAGTGTTACCTGTCTTCAGATATTTTTAATCTCTTCTTTTCTTTCAGCAGCTTTTAAAAAATTGTCTTGGATTTTCTTTTCAGGAGTTTCAACTTCTCGGCCACAACTAGCAGCAACAAGTGGAAAAGTAGTTAACAAACTAATACTTCCTAATGAGATTATTAATTTTTTATTTTTCATCAGTTGTCTCCTTTTTTTAATTAAAAACCTTTAAAATAGTCTTAAGTTTTTCATAAATAACTTTTGAAACTTCATCTGCATAACTATTATTGTTATTTGCAAAATAAACTTTGTGTCCATCTTTAATTTCAAGATCTTTATCTTTTTCATTTTTAGCACGTGTCTTAATTCAAGTTGTTAGTTTTTCATTAACATCTAATGCCTTTTGTTCTGCATCAATTAAGTATTTACCACTATTTAATTTCTCTAATTCTTCAATATCTTTTTCTGTATATTTAGTATCTTTTAACAATTTACCATTAGAATCTAGTGCATAGATATTATTTTGTTCTTTAAGGTATTTTACAAAGTCAGCATCATTTAACAAAACATTGTTAACATAATAATCAGATTTAAGATTTTTTGAAATAACACTTAAAGCATTGTATTTTGTTGTACTAATTGATTTATATTTTTTAGATAAAATGAAGTCATTTTTAAGAAGTTCAAGCATTTTTTTTCTGTTTTCTTCTTGTGGGCATTTGCTTCATCTTTTAGCACTTAATGATTCAGCATATACAATTGTTATACCTTTGCTGTTTAAATAAATGTATGCATTATTCATACCTTTAACTTTTCAAAATGTTCTAATTTTTTTATCATTGTCTTCAAAAGCCTTTGAAATTATTGGTGTAATTAATTCTTTAAGTTTATCATCATATAAACCAGTTTTTTTAGTATTGTCAAAGTCTCTAAAAATTTCAATTAATTTTTTATTGTAATCACCAACCTTTTTTCGCTTGTTGTCAATTGGTGTACTTTCATCATAACTTGCCTTTGCAGTTTTAAGGTCATTAAATTCCTTTTCAAGTGTATCTTGAATTTGTTTAAACATATCTTTTAAATCAAGCTCAGGAATTTGAAGTGCATTAGCAGCAGCACCAACATAATTTTTTTTATTATAAATTAAATCAGGTATTGCTATTAGCCCTTTAATAACTTCATCGTTGTTTGATTTTAGAATGTCACTTAATGAAAGTATACCTTTTGTTCCAAAATTATTTTTATATTCATCATCATCGGCAGCAATTCAACTTAAAAATGTTGTATAGTCAACAACTTCTTGTGGAAGATTAGTTGTGTCTGTTGCATCTTTGATTATTTTTGAATAATGAGAATATGACTTAAAGTCAGAAAAGATTTTTTCATATGATTGAGTTTGTTTATTCTTTTCATCAGCAGGGTAAAAATATAAAAGTTTTCTAAGAGCAGTTCTATCAATTGTTCATTCAGGTTCTTTTTCGCCTTTCTTGGCTAATTTAGTTGGTGCTACACCTGGAATTGTGAATTGTGTGAACACATAAGGGATGTCATTTTTGTAATATTCATCAATAAATGTACTTGCATCTTTATATTTTTTTGAAAAATCATAACTATTAGTTGTAAATGACATATATTCATCATTAACTTTGAAATAGTTTTTGTTTTCTTCATAATATTTAAAAACTTTTTCGCCCACATTAAATAAAACTTTACTTGTGTCTGGATTGCCTTCGTTGTCTAATTCATAGATTTTTTGGTTTGCCTTACGATTTGCAATTTTGCCAATATCAACTGTTGAAAGTTCAAACCTTCTCAATGCATCTTTTTCAATTGACTTAAAAATTTGGAAGTCAACAGCTTCCTCAATGTTTTTAGCTCCATTGTAATTAGAAACAAGAATTTTGTTAAATTCCTCTTCTCATTTGTTATATCCTGCTTGTTTTTTAAAGTTTTCTTGAATATCTAAAATTTTGTTTCTTTCTCTTGTTCTAAGTTCATCAACGGTTTTTAATTTGAATGAGTTTGTTTCTTCCTCATTTCCTTCTCTTGACATATTTCAAAGTCTTTGATATTCAGCTGATGCTTTAACTTCCTTGTCATACAAATAAAACATACCAAGTCTTCTTACTTGTTCAAGTATTTTTTTAGGATCTTTGGCATCTTCTTTTTTGTTTGCATTTTGAAGGTCTTTAATTGTAATTTTATGTTCAACGGTTGAACCAGGTAATTTAAATGTTAAAACAGCACTGTCTTCACTAAGTGCATATTTATATTTTGTCTTTGATGAATTGACAGCAACTGGAACTGTAATACCTGTAGCTATTGCACCGGTTAATAAAGTACCAATCAAAATACCTTTTCACTTTTTCTTCTTAGTACTTGGTTCATGATTCTTATTTTCGTGTTCAGCATTTTTTCTTGTTAAACGTTCGAAGAATGACTCTTTTCTTTTACCCATACTTCCTCCATTATCAAAATTTAATATTAATATTATATATTAAATTAAAAATAGCAATAATTTTCTATAAGGTTTGTATTATCTTATTTATAATATTTTTATGACTAAAGAAGAACTTTGAGAAACATGAGATGAACTAAAAAAAATTCTAATTGAAAACAAGATTCCATACTCGTTAAGTCCACTAACAGCAAGAACTATAGCCAAAAATGAGAAAATAAATTGTGAGAACTTTCGAATTTCAATTTGATTTAAAGATTTTTTCATTCTTAAATATTTAAATAATTTAAGTTTTTTAACAAATGAAGAAACAAACGAAAAGGATTTAAGTCCATTTTTCAAGTTCAAAAACCGTAGAATTTATTTTGATTTAATAGTTGGAACAACTAAGGAAAAATGTAACAAGTTATATAATTTTAAATTTCATAACAGATTATTATTTTGAGGCAAAAATAACACTAATTTATCAGCAAAAATTTTTGCAAAGAGATCAAAAATTTTAACACTGGACGAACTAATAAATTATCTCAATGAAGAAAGATTTTTGAGAATCATTGTGTTAGGTTCG is a genomic window containing:
- a CDS encoding HinT-interacting membrane complex protein P80, encoding MGKRKESFFERLTRKNAEHENKNHEPSTKKKKWKGILIGTLLTGAIATGITVPVAVNSSKTKYKYALSEDSAVLTFKLPGSTVEHKITIKDLQNANKKEDAKDPKKILEQVRRLGMFYLYDKEVKASAEYQRLWNMSREGNEEETNSFKLKTVDELRTRERNKILDIQENFKKQAGYNKWEEEFNKILVSNYNGAKNIEEAVDFQIFKSIEKDALRRFELSTVDIGKIANRKANQKIYELDNEGNPDTSKVLFNVGEKVFKYYEENKNYFKVNDEYMSFTTNSYDFSKKYKDASTFIDEYYKNDIPYVFTQFTIPGVAPTKLAKKGEKEPEWTIDRTALRKLLYFYPADEKNKQTQSYEKIFSDFKSYSHYSKIIKDATDTTNLPQEVVDYTTFLSWIAADDDEYKNNFGTKGILSLSDILKSNNDEVIKGLIAIPDLIYNKKNYVGAAANALQIPELDLKDMFKQIQDTLEKEFNDLKTAKASYDESTPIDNKRKKVGDYNKKLIEIFRDFDNTKKTGLYDDKLKELITPIISKAFEDNDKKIRTFWKVKGMNNAYIYLNSKGITIVYAESLSAKRWSKCPQEENRKKMLELLKNDFILSKKYKSISTTKYNALSVISKNLKSDYYVNNVLLNDADFVKYLKEQNNIYALDSNGKLLKDTKYTEKDIEELEKLNSGKYLIDAEQKALDVNEKLTTWIKTRAKNEKDKDLEIKDGHKVYFANNNNSYADEVSKVIYEKLKTILKVFN
- a CDS encoding HinT-interacting membrane complex lipoprotein P60, which codes for MKNKKLIISLGSISLLTTFPLVAASCGREVETPEKKIQDNFLKAAERKEEIKNIWRQVTLASLYNINVTASYNTDNSEYIKTFNDSSSQLYKDSYEAFKVYAEEKIFKNGADGFYFTKKNLEWKKNNYFTDDQEKKMKFLTPSEIPSEEIFKILWNAEKTGIRSEVQKLLFVQKYFEISDKEKLTKLYEKFKYNSSFLKYELENYNLTKYVLEKKPVQLWRKTANTSVTSEEAFFVTQQKTIKSIDTFNEFMNDSEDKDKKRSELEKISDSDDDEKQLLGYQGINLNFSEYNLKWDEKNLTKTEASKLFGFYAPSEDRLVQKTDQLFIKGYNPYQGANADKKIIVAYVNQIAPIGQAEIELPTEADEKKTEKVKLLSFKGTKYEKYLKKISLLFTLKDSSLVDTAEQAFIKLGYKLKIENETLKEILKGEKFVDGLDETKK